Proteins encoded within one genomic window of Calonectris borealis chromosome 1, bCalBor7.hap1.2, whole genome shotgun sequence:
- the GJA5 gene encoding gap junction alpha-5 protein gives MGDWSFLGEFLEEVHKHSTVVGKVWLTVLFIFRMLVLGTAAESSWGDEQSDFMCDTQQPGCENVCYDKAFPISHVRFWVLQIIFVSTPSLVYMGHAMHTVRMEEKRKMKEAEIEAQEMKNNGDTYYQQKCPVAEKAELSCWDESGGKIILRGSLLNTYVYSILIRTAMEVAFIVGQYVLYGIFLETLYICQRAPCPHPVNCYVSRPTEKNVFIVFMLAVAVLSLFLSLAELYHLGWKKAKERCSRSYKPSPSTAPGRLESAPQVERAQMYTPPPDFNQCLSSPNGKFISPFSNKMASQQNTANFATERVHGQEDGAGEGPFIKSSYVESPEVANECAAPAFPENYFNEKRRFSKTSRASSKARSDDLSV, from the coding sequence ATGGGAGACTGGAGTTTCCTGGGAGAGTTCCTCGAGGAGGTCCACAAACACTCCACAGTGGTGGGGAAAGTCTGGTTGACCGTGCTCTTCATCTTCCGGATGCTGGTGCTGGGTACAGCAGCTGAGTCCTCCTGGGGGGACGAGCAGTCTGACTTCATGTGCGACACCCAGCAGCCTGGCTGCGAGAACGTCTGCTACGACAAGGCTTTCCCCATCTCCCACGTCCGGTTTTGGGTCCTCCAGATCATCTTTGTCTCCACCCCATCTCTGGTGTATATGGGCCATGCGATGCATACAGTGCGcatggaggagaagaggaagatgaaggaggcAGAAATAGAGGCCCAGGAGATGAAAAACAACGGTGACACATACTACCAGCAGAAGTGCCCCGTGGCCGAGAAGGCCGAGCTGTCTTGCTGGGATGAATCGGGAGGCAAAATCATACTCAGGGGCAGTCTGCTGAACACCTATGTCTACAGCATTTTGATTCGCACTGCCATGGAAGTGGCCTTCATTGTGGGACAGTATGTCTTGTACGGGATCTTCCTGGAGACCCTGTATATCTGCCAGCGGGCACCTTGCCCCCACCCTGTCAACTGCTACGTTTCCCGTCCCACAGAGAAGAATGTGTTCATCGTCTTCATGCTGGCTGTGGCAGTGCTTTCTCTATTCCTCAGTCTGGCCGAGTTGTACCACTTGGGCTGGAAGAAAGCCAAAGAGAGGTGCTCCCGGTCTTACAAACCCAGCCCCAGCACGGCCCCCGGCAGACTGGAATCCGCCCCGCAAGTAGAAAGGGCCCAGATGTACACTCCCCCACCAGATTTTAACCAGTGCCTGTCAAGTCCCAATGGGAAGTTCATCAGCCCCTTCAGCAACAAGATGGCCTCCCAGCAGAACACTGCCAACTTCGCCACCGAGAGGGTCCATGGCCAGGAGGATGGTGCTGGTGAAGGGCCCTTCATTAAGTCCAGCTATGTGGAGAGTCCGGAGGTGGCCAACGAATGTGCCGCACCCGCCTTCCCCGAGAACTACTTCAATGAGAAACGCCGATTCAGCAAGACCAGCCGTGCCAGCAGCAAGGCGAGGTCGGATGATCTGTCTGTGTGA